TTAGTTTAGGCATTCATTAGAGGGCACCATCCCTTCAAGAGAAGACGTCCTTGTGCTTTTGGTTGTAATGTGATGTCTTCACATGTGCAGTGCATAGCTACATCCTCCAACAATTTTTGCAACTTTCACaacttcaatattttcttttcacttttggttTCAAGCACTCCCAATGATCATTATAGCTAAATTTACAACTCTCTTTCCAACTCATTCCGACCAAAGAAGTAGAAGCTATTACAAACACACGTAAGTATTAAACGAAAACCAAAATCACTTATGGGACACGGAAAAGGAAGTATGCAAACATATGATCGATGCTTTTCTGATTCATTTATCAATTTACCTAAAATCATCATTTAAAGCTTTTCTATCAActggaaaaatgaaaacttttGTTCCAAGTACACTAACCtgtaattttcttgttatacCTCGCTGAACAACTCGATTTCCACACTGCATGTTGCAGCCACATTTTCTCCAGCATTCCTTGATGAACTTTCTCAACATGTGCCCCTTGCATTTTTCCGGCATGTTGATGTTTTTAGCCCTCTCCAGAGGGCAGTCCTGACAGTAGAAAAGGTGGTGTTTTTTGGGTGATAGCTTCATGGAAATGCAAGATTGTAAAAACTTTTCGTTTAGCAGGCCTTCTGGAGTATAAGCGAATTCCCCTCCAGTGTCACGAGCACATGTACAAGGTATGGATGATGATAGACAATCCCCAATACAACCTGAACAACAATCCTCATCTGAGATACGAGCTAACGATGCATGCACGTATGCGGATTCATATGTAATGTTCTCTGGACAATAGATGTAATGAGGCAGATCCTCATTGCCTTTTTCATCTAGTAGAGAAATCTTCACTTTTTCCGTGCCATTTGTTATGTCACTCACTTTATGGAAAACCTTTTTCTTGTCACTGTCTCGAGAAATCACATGACCACGTGAAACTGATGATCCTGAACCACTTGAAATCCTTTTGCCCTGATCAGCTTCTGGATGATCCTCTCGTGTAGAATCTCTGCTGCAGCTCAATGAACGATGAATATAATTTCCAGATGACCTGTTTGTTTCCAAATAACTCTCACAGAGTTCGTTCAATAGCTTTATCAAAGAAAACTGAGCACCCGTGGTTTCGTAAAATTTGTGGCAAGTGTTCTCTGCAAAGCTTAGGACCTCATCAGCACTTGGAACGCGGAAGTTATGTTGCCATTGATCGTGATTGCATGTTAAGGAGACTTTCACTTTTCCACAGGTCGATGAAGCTATATCATAAGCAGTTTGAAATGTAGTTTGATGATCATATGATGAGCCAGACtcaagttttttctttcttttttccgaATGTTCTGAAGTATTGCTTGAGCCTGAAAGAGCAAAACAATACATGATTGACAGAAAATGAACTGTGGTAAGACATGTCAATGGAGTGGGATCGATGCATGGAGTTCCACGTTTCGGACAGTGGGACGTTGTAGCCTTTAACACCAATATGTCACAGAAACACAGCAGTTCATTGGTAGCCCATCCTGTTATTTATGAATATCAAGAAcagtaaaaagaaataagcTTTAATATGCTGATATACCTGGACAAATACGTGACGTGGGAGCAGCAAACTGTGGAGATCGCTGAATTTCCCTTAGGCCTATTGAATTTCCGTTTTCACGATCAAGCGCTATGTCTCTTATCATAGGATCTAAAACACAATTATTAGCATCTTGATTTGAACAAGGTGCCCTTAATATTAGCCTTTTCGATGAATTTTCCTCATCCAGAGCCGAATTTACACGAATGGGATTCTTGAATTTGCTTCCGCTTGGTGCTTCACCTACACAACATTGAGTAGGATCCCTGGAAACGGATTGAGACGACTCTACCATCATGATATCATTCGAACTTTTTGGAACTTCACCATCTTCTATATCTTTAATGCTTTTGCCATTGCCTCCAGTAGACGAAACCTGATCCTCAGGGAGTCCTCTGTGTGGTTTCTTGAATGGAGGCTCGACATCCTCATCGACTGTATCGCTGTTTTTCTCAGCCTTTGCCTACCCACATAAcattaataagaaaaacttAGAACTACATCTTGTTGGTAATAAAAGGTGAAAATCTACTCCAAGTGCAAAGAGAACAGCTTCACCAACTATTTATTGAACTCTGGTAAAAACAAAAGCCAAATAGAAACAGGCAAAGCAGCTAAGAAGCAGAATCTTTCCCTTTAAAGGGCACTAATGATCCAAGGAAGCAGATTTAGTGAACTTTCAAGAATTCTGGGTAATGTCatacaacaaaatggagtTACTTGTGAAGGAGTGCAGA
This region of Sesamum indicum cultivar Zhongzhi No. 13 linkage group LG4, S_indicum_v1.0, whole genome shotgun sequence genomic DNA includes:
- the LOC105161152 gene encoding probable inactive histone-lysine N-methyltransferase SUVR1, which encodes MAPERDPRIANAFRAMRSLGIDAETVKPVLRRLLKLYNRNWDLIEEDNFRTLADAIFEHSDDKAKAEKNSDTVDEDVEPPFKKPHRGLPEDQVSSTGGNGKSIKDIEDGEVPKSSNDIMMVESSQSVSRDPTQCCVGEAPSGSKFKNPIRVNSALDEENSSKRLILRAPCSNQDANNCVLDPMIRDIALDRENGNSIGLREIQRSPQFAAPTSRICPGSSNTSEHSEKRKKKLESGSSYDHQTTFQTAYDIASSTCGKVKVSLTCNHDQWQHNFRVPSADEVLSFAENTCHKFYETTGAQFSLIKLLNELCESYLETNRSSGNYIHRSLSCSRDSTREDHPEADQGKRISSGSGSSVSRGHVISRDSDKKKVFHKVSDITNGTEKVKISLLDEKGNEDLPHYIYCPENITYESAYVHASLARISDEDCCSGCIGDCLSSSIPCTCARDTGGEFAYTPEGLLNEKFLQSCISMKLSPKKHHLFYCQDCPLERAKNINMPEKCKGHMLRKFIKECWRKCGCNMQCGNRVVQRGITRKLQVFLTSEGKGWGLRTLEELPKGSFICEYVGEILTNIELYERNKKSRGDDKHVYPVLLDADWATEGVLKDEDALCLDATHYGNVARFINHRCLDGNLLEVPVQVETPDRHYYHLAFFTTRKVDALEELTWDYGIDFDDKTHPVKAFQCHCGSQYCRDRKLKKNSFRKF